From one Populus alba chromosome 17, ASM523922v2, whole genome shotgun sequence genomic stretch:
- the LOC118030136 gene encoding protein GLUTAMINE DUMPER 6 yields MRPATNPSGGGGGAHGGFWHWNSPVAYVFGGLALMLGLITVALIILACSYRKSLSNSSRREAELDEKPAKQVEIEVDFEPKVVVILAGDENPTCLAKPVSCNCKTSEKA; encoded by the coding sequence ATGAGGCCAGCAACCAACCCATCAGGAGGAGGTGGCGGTGCTCATGGAGGATTCTGGCATTGGAATTCTCCTGTTGCTTACGTCTTTGGTGGTCTAGCACTTATGTTGGGGCTGATAACAGTAGCGTTGATAATTCTTGCTTGTTCTTATAGAAAATCTCTGTCCAACTCTTCAAGAAGGGAGGCTGAATTAGATGAAAAACCAGCAAAGCAAGTGGAGATAGAGGTTGATTTTGAGCCAAAGGTAGTTGTTATCTTGGCTGGGGATGAGAATCCTACATGCCTGGCAAAGCCTGTTTCTTGCAACTGCAAAACCAGCGAAAAAGCTTGA